Proteins from one Melospiza melodia melodia isolate bMelMel2 chromosome 18, bMelMel2.pri, whole genome shotgun sequence genomic window:
- the B9D1 gene encoding B9 domain-containing protein 1 isoform X2, with protein MAAPSVFLLAVSGEIESGEFPGFDDLYCKFSFVYGQDWVPTAGLEEGISQITSKSSVSPTTLVWNFPIDITFKSTNPFGWPQIVLSVYGPDFFGHDVVRGYGAVHVPFVPGRHKRTIAMFVPESTSRLQQLTSWFTGRRPEFTDPKVVAQGEGREVTRVRSQGFVTISFNVITKDLHKLGYDVGQGQSPGPQGLQGL; from the exons ATGGCGGCGCCCAGCGTGTTCCTGCTGGCCGTGAGCGGCGAGATCGAGAGCGGGGAG TTCCCGGGATTCGATGACCTCTACTGCAAGTTCTCCTTTGTCTACGGCCAGGACTGGGTCCCCACGGCG ggcctggaggagggaATCTCGCAGATCACCTCCAAGAGCAGCGTCTCGCCCACCACGCTGGTCTGGAACTTCCCCATCGACATCACCTTCAAGAGCACCAACCCCTTCGGCT GGCCCCAGATTGTGCTCAGTGTCTACGGGCCTGACTTCTTTGGGCACGATGTGGTCAGGGGTTATGGAGCTGTGCATGTGCCCTTCGTGCCAGGCAG gcacaaaagaaccattgccatgTTTGTCCCAGAGTCCACCTCGAGGCTGCAGCAGCTCACCAG CTGGTTCACAGGGAGGCGCCCGGAATTCACCGACCCCAAGGTGGTGGcgcagggagagggaagggaag TGACCAGGGTGCGCTCCCAGGGCTTTGTCACCATTTCCTTCAACGTGATCACCAAGGACCTTCACAAGCTGGGCTACGACGTGGGCCAGGGTCAGAGCCCcgggccccaggggctgcagggcctctga
- the B9D1 gene encoding B9 domain-containing protein 1 isoform X1, whose translation MAAPSVFLLAVSGEIESGEFPGFDDLYCKFSFVYGQDWVPTAGLEEGISQITSKSSVSPTTLVWNFPIDITFKSTNPFGCECWGGSGPGAKAPPHPRFLAGPQIVLSVYGPDFFGHDVVRGYGAVHVPFVPGRHKRTIAMFVPESTSRLQQLTSWFTGRRPEFTDPKVVAQGEGREVTRVRSQGFVTISFNVITKDLHKLGYDVGQGQSPGPQGLQGL comes from the exons ATGGCGGCGCCCAGCGTGTTCCTGCTGGCCGTGAGCGGCGAGATCGAGAGCGGGGAG TTCCCGGGATTCGATGACCTCTACTGCAAGTTCTCCTTTGTCTACGGCCAGGACTGGGTCCCCACGGCG ggcctggaggagggaATCTCGCAGATCACCTCCAAGAGCAGCGTCTCGCCCACCACGCTGGTCTGGAACTTCCCCATCGACATCACCTTCAAGAGCACCAACCCCTTCGGCTGTGAGTGCTGGGGGGGGTCTGGCCCTGGTGCCAAAGCTCCCCCTCACCCCCGTTTCCTTGCAGGGCCCCAGATTGTGCTCAGTGTCTACGGGCCTGACTTCTTTGGGCACGATGTGGTCAGGGGTTATGGAGCTGTGCATGTGCCCTTCGTGCCAGGCAG gcacaaaagaaccattgccatgTTTGTCCCAGAGTCCACCTCGAGGCTGCAGCAGCTCACCAG CTGGTTCACAGGGAGGCGCCCGGAATTCACCGACCCCAAGGTGGTGGcgcagggagagggaagggaag TGACCAGGGTGCGCTCCCAGGGCTTTGTCACCATTTCCTTCAACGTGATCACCAAGGACCTTCACAAGCTGGGCTACGACGTGGGCCAGGGTCAGAGCCCcgggccccaggggctgcagggcctctga